One Bacteriovorax sp. PP10 DNA segment encodes these proteins:
- a CDS encoding glycosyltransferase, with the protein MNLLPFTEYYLWSISLCVLLFLIDDLFIDFTARIKKIGPKAISKNILYDSKNSKMLAIMVANWKEDAVLEAMIKGNMANLPMENVHIFLGVYPNDTATMEIALKMEARFPRVHAVINTQEGPTYKGQMLNEVVKYIFIKEDKLGVEFEGFILHDSEDVLDPNIPYLYSLGLREADFIQTPVFSLPVKWWDLTAGTYMDEFSEIHTKDLLVRQHMGAALPSAGVGTCLSRKLILTFLSRQNEEVFLPDSLTEDYQIGLQTTIWGFRSTFLCCYIEGEDCSKIISTREFFPHKFWQSIRQKTRWTTGIAFQGAKNIGWFGNFWQRYFLWRDRKGPINAFLTLNLIFIMVLLPFLSEDRVYFSNKYLQFVLLLNTFGMFIRFGSRISCVEKLYGKACAYSAILRWPSAMVINMWSGIRSTRQYIESSLTGKKIKWVKTEHRLPEGFGEVLEPINHRQPISQLSLDHESTLQL; encoded by the coding sequence ATGAACCTTTTACCTTTCACAGAATACTATCTTTGGAGCATCAGTCTTTGCGTCCTTTTATTTTTAATTGATGACTTGTTCATTGATTTTACTGCGCGTATTAAAAAAATAGGTCCTAAAGCTATTTCAAAAAATATTTTATACGATTCTAAAAATTCTAAAATGCTGGCGATCATGGTTGCCAACTGGAAAGAAGATGCTGTTCTTGAGGCAATGATCAAAGGGAATATGGCCAATCTTCCGATGGAGAACGTGCATATTTTCTTAGGCGTCTATCCTAACGATACAGCAACAATGGAGATTGCTTTAAAGATGGAAGCGCGTTTTCCGCGCGTTCATGCAGTCATCAATACTCAGGAAGGTCCGACTTATAAAGGACAAATGTTAAATGAGGTTGTTAAGTATATTTTCATTAAAGAAGATAAGCTGGGCGTAGAGTTCGAAGGTTTTATTCTTCATGATTCAGAAGATGTCCTGGATCCTAATATACCATATCTTTACTCATTAGGATTGAGAGAAGCTGATTTCATTCAGACGCCGGTCTTTAGTTTGCCAGTAAAGTGGTGGGATTTGACGGCAGGAACTTATATGGATGAATTTTCAGAAATTCATACTAAAGATCTTTTAGTTCGTCAGCACATGGGAGCGGCCTTACCTTCTGCGGGTGTAGGAACATGTTTATCGAGAAAACTTATTCTTACTTTTTTAAGCCGTCAAAATGAAGAGGTTTTTTTACCGGATTCATTAACAGAAGATTATCAGATTGGACTTCAGACGACGATTTGGGGTTTTAGGTCAACTTTCCTATGCTGTTATATTGAAGGAGAAGATTGCTCAAAAATCATATCTACCAGAGAGTTTTTTCCACATAAATTCTGGCAATCTATTCGCCAGAAAACACGCTGGACAACCGGGATTGCTTTTCAAGGTGCAAAAAACATTGGCTGGTTTGGTAACTTTTGGCAGCGTTATTTTTTATGGCGTGACCGCAAAGGTCCTATCAATGCATTTTTAACATTGAACTTAATTTTTATCATGGTCCTTCTTCCGTTTCTTTCTGAAGACAGAGTTTATTTTAGTAATAAGTATCTTCAGTTCGTATTGCTATTGAATACGTTTGGAATGTTTATTCGTTTCGGTTCACGCATTAGTTGTGTTGAAAAACTTTATGGGAAGGCCTGTGCTTACTCGGCAATTCTTAGATGGCCGTCAGCTATGGTCATTAATATGTGGTCAGGAATTCGTTCGACCAGACAGTATATTGAAAGCTCGCTTACAGGTAAAAAAATTAAATGGGTTAAAACAGAGCACCGCTTACCTGAAGGATTCGGAGAAGTTTTAGAGCCAATTAATCATAGACAACCAATTTCACAATTATCTTTAGATCATGAGAGTACTTTACAGCTTTAA
- a CDS encoding glycoside hydrolase family 113, translated as MKILTMLLMFFTLANVQAMDVKGFNLTEDGTFEFDANLTGDQKTEAQIAVDHVKRLGTNHIVLNVRAKMVGPKSVDIIPLTGSGPVAQEARKMTNLIKYIHSLDMTVGIRPIFFVLGPNGEFPYSEVQPDGSTKAWWHGNIQPHDPDRWFDNFQLYLDRYMTIAKLAKVEEFTIGAELYSMTVGIEDQWKEYPHGFPGRWNQLLKYTRSKLGAKVRIMYDINFTDDTDTSTDISRSGGELERWRYRLVDLAESDDEAQRKIWQQLLDFWNGLDAIGVDMYRSLAFKNDVIPANKETLVKLLSERALTYANQLDVTLLEISIYSGSMKPVILKEVGFRSVENTFVDPFTYATALGALNIAHQAAGYEALFKGFALPGFEWFSGFAFWDIPLSPGHNGPTDRGFSPIGKVETEEVIKRYFK; from the coding sequence ATGAAGATTTTAACAATGTTGCTGATGTTTTTTACATTAGCAAACGTACAAGCGATGGACGTCAAGGGATTCAACTTGACCGAAGATGGAACATTTGAATTTGATGCAAATTTAACTGGTGACCAAAAAACAGAAGCACAAATTGCTGTTGACCATGTCAAAAGGCTTGGAACGAATCATATCGTTCTTAACGTAAGAGCAAAAATGGTAGGGCCAAAGTCAGTGGACATTATTCCATTAACTGGATCTGGCCCGGTTGCTCAAGAAGCAAGAAAGATGACGAACCTGATTAAGTACATCCATTCATTGGATATGACTGTTGGGATTAGACCCATTTTTTTCGTACTTGGACCTAACGGAGAATTTCCTTATTCAGAAGTTCAGCCGGATGGAAGTACAAAGGCCTGGTGGCATGGAAATATTCAACCTCACGATCCTGATCGTTGGTTTGATAATTTTCAGTTATACCTTGATCGTTATATGACAATTGCAAAGCTTGCAAAAGTTGAAGAGTTTACTATTGGCGCAGAACTTTACAGTATGACTGTAGGAATTGAAGACCAATGGAAAGAGTACCCACACGGATTCCCGGGAAGATGGAATCAATTATTAAAATACACAAGAAGTAAGCTAGGAGCGAAAGTTCGTATCATGTACGACATTAACTTCACTGACGACACTGATACAAGCACAGATATTTCTAGAAGTGGTGGAGAGCTTGAGAGATGGAGATACCGTCTGGTAGATCTTGCTGAATCTGATGACGAAGCACAAAGAAAAATCTGGCAACAATTGCTGGATTTTTGGAATGGTCTTGATGCTATCGGTGTTGATATGTACCGCTCGCTTGCATTCAAAAATGATGTTATTCCAGCTAACAAAGAAACACTTGTAAAATTATTAAGTGAAAGGGCCCTGACTTACGCTAATCAGCTGGACGTAACTCTGCTTGAAATTTCTATTTACTCAGGTTCTATGAAGCCGGTTATTTTAAAAGAAGTTGGTTTTAGAAGTGTAGAAAATACTTTTGTCGATCCATTTACTTATGCAACTGCACTTGGTGCTTTAAATATCGCCCACCAGGCCGCTGGTTATGAAGCTCTTTTTAAAGGGTTTGCTCTACCTGGTTTCGAATGGTTTTCTGGTTTTGCTTTTTGGGATATCCCACTTTCTCCTGGTCATAATGGTCCAACTGACCGTGGATTTTCTCCCATTGGAAAAGTTGAAACAGAAGAAGTGATTAAAAGGTATTTCAAGTAA
- a CDS encoding glycoside hydrolase family 26 protein has translation MKVLILTFLCSVNFMASAYAQKVMLPEKGAYFGAYVDAGPLAEEVRPHEIEAFELLTGKPMAWVYFSNNWTDGEIDFPYENVEICRKMGRIPYIRLMPWSEDSGDGKADPIFTMDAFLKGTFDEKLIEWARQASESPGPIILEFGPEVNGNWFPWNGQWNGGSRTTRYGDPRLPDGPEKFRDVYRRIITLFKIGGLTEATWVLHVDTARMPEASWNSTSNYYPGDENIDWIGLSVFGAQLPTHDWIEFMPKFKSFWPEIQEIAKRKPVIISEFAVIEDKKNPSRKADWIARALRTIESGLYPIKGISYWNSPGWLADGSADFRITSSEKALNSFVGRINQDFWKIITAPIQPSEDEQ, from the coding sequence ATGAAAGTATTAATCCTTACATTTTTGTGTAGTGTAAATTTCATGGCATCTGCCTATGCACAAAAAGTGATGTTGCCTGAGAAAGGTGCGTACTTTGGGGCCTACGTTGATGCCGGTCCATTAGCAGAAGAAGTCAGGCCTCATGAAATTGAAGCCTTCGAGTTACTCACTGGTAAACCAATGGCCTGGGTTTATTTTTCAAATAACTGGACTGATGGAGAGATTGATTTCCCTTATGAAAATGTAGAGATTTGCAGAAAGATGGGGAGAATTCCTTATATACGTCTAATGCCATGGTCGGAAGATAGTGGAGATGGAAAAGCAGATCCTATTTTTACCATGGATGCTTTTTTAAAAGGAACGTTCGATGAAAAACTTATCGAATGGGCAAGACAGGCCTCTGAAAGTCCAGGTCCTATTATTTTAGAATTCGGACCTGAGGTTAATGGAAACTGGTTTCCATGGAATGGCCAATGGAATGGTGGTTCACGCACAACTCGGTATGGGGACCCACGCCTTCCGGATGGCCCTGAAAAATTCCGTGATGTGTACAGAAGAATTATTACGCTATTTAAAATCGGTGGACTGACAGAAGCGACATGGGTTCTTCATGTGGATACAGCAAGAATGCCTGAGGCCTCATGGAATTCAACTTCTAATTATTATCCAGGAGATGAGAATATTGACTGGATTGGATTATCAGTCTTTGGCGCTCAACTGCCAACTCATGACTGGATTGAATTTATGCCAAAATTTAAAAGTTTCTGGCCTGAGATTCAAGAGATCGCCAAAAGAAAACCCGTCATCATTTCTGAGTTTGCCGTGATTGAAGATAAAAAAAATCCATCTAGAAAAGCAGACTGGATTGCCAGGGCATTAAGAACTATAGAGTCGGGACTCTATCCAATAAAAGGGATTAGTTATTGGAATTCTCCAGGATGGCTTGCAGACGGATCAGCAGATTTCAGGATCACGTCTTCAGAGAAGGCATTGAATTCTTTCGTTGGAAGAATCAATCAGGATTTTTGGAAAATAATAACGGCCCCTATTCAACCAAGTGAAGATGAACAATGA
- a CDS encoding DUF2334 domain-containing protein — MNKIFLLFLFLITNAAHAENKNLNTVFPSNGQCVLIYYDLSKDPNYHLGKIYSVYAQNLLGHFPELTQIVSPIERYTKGEIEKCRSTIYIGSYFENDIPEDFYLDFQNTKKNVAWLGYNIWKFPEDVMSKMFGHNYDSLTSLDAENLNKEGNPSFFKYVEYKGEQFEKFSKWVKRDGKNVFAAPFEQVALKKDPKTTNTTVKVLALSRHDYSGKKLPYALRSENRFYVADIPFSYAHESDRYLVFSDLLFDILNLAPRHKEKLAIMRIEDVHPKVPIRNLNLLQTVFKEEGVPLHVALIPMFYDPLFRYDREPNETFLPMTAVPQFMSWVKDVQKDNGVFIWHGATHQYKNIPNPHSGYSSDDFEFWDAVNNIPVADDSVDFVLDRLDLGSDYLKEANIFPKIWLTPHYQASALDYHIFADVFDWNIGRAIYFLEEPKKLSRDPELLEQVKYGAKDGGNKILRRQLFKDFETDVHGEWFGQLYPYEIYGDVYGQRMFPEILGNPQPFTSDHVWYPRSLKDMLEDARRNLVLRDSWAASFFHPYILTDIVNGGVGDYPGDTRPLRELLREMKKLGYKFVNLETFAEQTKNVANVKRIEVKIDNSWERKK, encoded by the coding sequence ATGAACAAGATATTCTTACTATTTTTATTTCTAATAACGAATGCTGCCCATGCTGAGAATAAAAACTTAAATACAGTTTTTCCAAGTAATGGACAGTGTGTACTTATCTATTATGATCTTTCTAAAGATCCAAACTATCATTTAGGTAAAATCTATTCGGTCTATGCTCAGAACCTTTTGGGCCATTTTCCTGAATTAACTCAGATTGTTTCTCCTATTGAAAGATACACGAAAGGTGAAATCGAAAAATGTAGAAGCACTATCTACATTGGAAGTTATTTTGAAAATGACATCCCTGAAGATTTCTATCTGGATTTTCAAAACACTAAAAAGAATGTGGCTTGGCTTGGATATAACATCTGGAAATTCCCTGAAGATGTAATGTCAAAAATGTTCGGTCATAACTATGACTCTTTAACGAGCCTTGATGCTGAAAATTTAAACAAAGAAGGAAATCCCTCATTTTTTAAATATGTAGAATATAAAGGTGAACAATTTGAAAAATTTTCTAAGTGGGTTAAGAGAGACGGAAAAAATGTATTCGCTGCTCCATTTGAACAAGTTGCTTTAAAGAAAGATCCTAAAACTACGAATACAACAGTAAAAGTTTTAGCTTTAAGCCGTCACGACTACAGCGGAAAAAAACTTCCCTATGCTCTGAGATCTGAAAATCGTTTTTATGTGGCCGATATCCCCTTTAGCTACGCTCATGAATCTGATCGTTATCTCGTGTTTTCGGATCTTCTTTTTGACATCCTAAATCTGGCGCCTAGACATAAAGAAAAATTAGCGATTATGAGAATTGAGGATGTTCATCCCAAAGTTCCTATAAGAAATTTAAATCTTCTTCAGACTGTTTTTAAAGAAGAAGGTGTTCCACTACATGTGGCCTTAATACCAATGTTCTACGATCCATTATTTCGTTATGACCGCGAACCAAACGAAACATTTTTACCAATGACGGCCGTACCTCAGTTCATGAGCTGGGTTAAAGACGTTCAAAAAGACAATGGTGTATTTATTTGGCATGGAGCGACTCACCAATACAAAAATATTCCTAATCCCCACTCTGGTTACAGTTCGGATGATTTCGAGTTTTGGGATGCTGTTAATAATATCCCTGTTGCCGATGATAGTGTGGACTTTGTTCTTGACCGCCTTGACCTTGGAAGTGACTACTTAAAAGAGGCCAATATTTTTCCAAAAATATGGCTGACTCCACACTATCAGGCATCAGCGCTGGACTACCACATTTTTGCAGATGTTTTTGACTGGAATATTGGAAGAGCGATTTATTTTCTTGAAGAACCTAAAAAGCTTTCACGCGATCCGGAACTACTGGAACAAGTTAAGTACGGTGCTAAAGACGGCGGAAATAAAATTCTTAGAAGACAACTGTTTAAAGATTTCGAAACAGATGTTCACGGAGAATGGTTTGGACAGCTTTATCCTTACGAGATTTACGGTGATGTCTATGGACAAAGAATGTTTCCTGAAATTTTAGGGAACCCACAGCCTTTTACGAGTGATCACGTATGGTACCCACGTTCATTGAAAGACATGCTTGAAGATGCCAGAAGAAATTTAGTTTTAAGAGATAGTTGGGCAGCTTCATTTTTCCATCCTTATATTCTGACGGATATTGTGAATGGAGGAGTGGGAGATTACCCGGGAGATACAAGACCTCTGAGAGAGCTGCTAAGAGAAATGAAAAAACTTGGTTATAAATTTGTAAATCTTGAAACATTCGCCGAGCAAACAAAAAATGTGGCAAACGTAAAACGAATAGAAGTGAAAATAGATAATTCTTGGGAGAGAAAAAAATGA
- the wecB gene encoding non-hydrolyzing UDP-N-acetylglucosamine 2-epimerase has product MNLNNSKNILTFFGTRPEAIKMIPVIKSLRNKGFKVTVGLSGQHTDMVDQLLELFGESADFTLNIQGSVKNVEDPIVLIIPGLCAKLREIKPDLILVHGDTSSTLAGALAGYYEKIPVGHVEAGLRSSNIFHPWPEEINRKLTADLTLLHFAPTVLAKENLLRENVPGDEIFVTGNTVVDALYMMNDEIEKNDALRTGFEGKYNFLNADKKWILMTGHRRENLGEGLNNVMQAILELSKRSDVEIIFPVHPNPKVRSSFAELITSDCPVHIVDPLPYSEMVWLLSRSSLVITDSGGIQEEAPSFKVPAVVTRETTERKEAVLKGWAKLVGTDKQKIIDASNEFLDSISLKQYLDLEENPYGDGTAADQISSVIESLTCKEGYFFAVNKKKEEQIVLSASIAEAVGPSVVTYKKTDLVSISM; this is encoded by the coding sequence ATGAATCTCAATAATTCAAAAAACATTTTGACTTTTTTTGGAACCAGACCTGAAGCTATTAAGATGATTCCGGTTATTAAATCACTTCGTAACAAAGGTTTTAAAGTGACTGTAGGGTTGTCTGGACAGCATACAGATATGGTAGATCAGTTATTAGAATTGTTTGGTGAATCGGCAGATTTCACGCTCAACATTCAAGGATCAGTGAAAAATGTAGAAGACCCAATTGTTCTTATTATACCTGGATTGTGTGCGAAGCTTCGCGAGATCAAACCAGATTTAATTTTAGTTCATGGCGATACATCAAGCACGCTGGCGGGCGCACTGGCCGGATATTATGAAAAGATTCCTGTTGGCCACGTTGAAGCAGGACTTCGTTCAAGTAATATTTTTCACCCATGGCCGGAAGAGATTAATAGAAAATTGACTGCTGATCTGACATTACTGCATTTCGCTCCTACTGTTCTCGCGAAAGAAAATCTTCTGCGCGAAAATGTTCCAGGAGATGAAATTTTTGTAACAGGCAATACTGTCGTTGATGCTCTTTATATGATGAATGATGAGATTGAAAAGAACGATGCTTTAAGAACTGGCTTCGAAGGAAAATATAATTTCTTAAATGCAGACAAAAAATGGATTCTTATGACAGGTCACCGTAGAGAAAATCTTGGTGAAGGTCTAAATAATGTCATGCAAGCTATTTTAGAACTTTCAAAAAGATCAGATGTGGAAATTATCTTTCCAGTTCATCCAAATCCAAAAGTTCGTTCTTCTTTTGCTGAATTGATTACTAGTGATTGTCCTGTCCATATAGTTGACCCGCTTCCATATTCGGAAATGGTTTGGCTTTTATCCCGCTCAAGTCTGGTGATTACAGATTCAGGTGGAATTCAGGAAGAAGCACCTTCATTTAAGGTTCCTGCAGTTGTGACTCGCGAAACGACTGAAAGAAAAGAAGCTGTTTTAAAAGGATGGGCAAAATTAGTCGGAACTGATAAACAAAAAATTATTGATGCTTCTAATGAATTCTTAGATTCTATAAGTCTTAAGCAGTACCTTGATTTGGAAGAAAATCCTTATGGAGATGGGACAGCTGCAGATCAGATAAGCTCCGTTATTGAGTCTTTGACTTGTAAGGAAGGTTATTTTTTTGCTGTCAATAAAAAGAAAGAAGAGCAGATCGTTTTATCTGCTTCCATCGCAGAGGCGGTAGGGCCATCTGTTGTAACTTATAAAAAAACTGATCTAGTTTCTATTAGTATGTAA
- a CDS encoding substrate-binding periplasmic protein, whose protein sequence is MIIFLLCSNLRAAETVTLLAGESFPPLMWEDNGVAKGIAVEIGKAILVKAGYNVIVKTCPWKRCQVIAKNEGAFITGFSKNDERLKNFIYTDAIMYDDLVIVTKKGKEFAFDETKECIGKRIGAQLGVGFGQKNQGLKKGMIIETDSNDVSRVRKIMYGRIDGGFFSLGKAGIVYSAKLAGYSMDNFSILPVVVSKDPNYLATGIRTSNASEKIKKINAAIKVLTYNGTIAKVMKTTF, encoded by the coding sequence ATGATTATATTCTTACTCTGTAGCAACCTACGGGCAGCTGAAACAGTCACGTTACTTGCAGGAGAGTCTTTCCCACCTTTGATGTGGGAAGATAATGGCGTTGCTAAGGGGATTGCCGTAGAGATCGGTAAGGCGATTCTAGTAAAAGCTGGTTACAACGTGATCGTTAAAACTTGTCCATGGAAGCGTTGCCAGGTGATTGCAAAAAATGAAGGTGCCTTCATTACTGGTTTTTCAAAAAACGATGAACGCTTAAAAAACTTCATTTACACTGACGCTATCATGTACGACGACCTCGTTATAGTCACAAAAAAAGGAAAGGAATTTGCTTTTGATGAGACTAAGGAATGTATAGGAAAAAGAATCGGTGCACAGCTTGGAGTGGGGTTTGGTCAAAAAAACCAGGGACTCAAAAAAGGCATGATTATCGAAACTGATTCTAACGATGTCTCTCGAGTAAGAAAAATAATGTACGGAAGAATTGATGGTGGATTTTTCTCCCTTGGGAAAGCAGGGATTGTCTACTCTGCCAAGTTGGCAGGTTATTCTATGGACAACTTTTCGATTCTTCCTGTTGTCGTTTCTAAAGATCCAAACTATTTAGCGACAGGGATAAGAACATCAAATGCGTCTGAGAAAATTAAAAAAATCAATGCTGCAATCAAAGTGCTTACTTATAATGGAACGATTGCGAAAGTGATGAAAACGACTTTTTAA
- a CDS encoding FKBP-type peptidyl-prolyl cis-trans isomerase — MENNELKITDLEIGTGIMPSKGALVFAHYEGFLEDGTKFDSSIDRGKPFQFVFGTGRVIKGWDQGLVGMKVGGKRTLFVPAHLAYGERQIGQFIRPNSNLLFHIELLEVRPRE, encoded by the coding sequence ATGGAAAATAATGAACTTAAAATAACAGATTTAGAAATCGGAACGGGAATTATGCCCTCTAAAGGAGCGCTGGTTTTTGCTCATTACGAAGGTTTCTTAGAAGATGGAACAAAGTTTGATTCTTCAATTGATCGCGGAAAACCATTTCAATTTGTCTTTGGCACTGGCCGGGTTATCAAAGGATGGGATCAAGGTTTGGTTGGAATGAAAGTGGGTGGAAAACGTACGCTCTTTGTTCCGGCCCACTTGGCATATGGTGAAAGACAAATAGGACAATTCATTAGACCAAATTCTAATCTTCTTTTTCATATTGAATTATTAGAAGTGAGACCTAGAGAATAG